A stretch of Exiguobacterium sp. BMC-KP DNA encodes these proteins:
- a CDS encoding GNAT family N-acetyltransferase, with protein MIFFEEVTRDHFSIIQSLYKSVPEYALMEERVLPLSDSILQEEFLNPDTVSLIGYFEEEPVLLVDYLPKHPQDGTPWIGLFLLDASQHGTGTSSRLLSAFCDQFLSQEPHIHLAVLPDNFKAQRFWEKHGFRYVRTSISNREQQVDVYVSDSNANK; from the coding sequence ATGATTTTTTTTGAAGAAGTGACACGCGATCACTTCTCGATCATTCAATCCCTATATAAAAGCGTACCTGAATATGCATTAATGGAAGAACGTGTACTTCCGCTCTCTGATTCAATTTTACAAGAAGAGTTCCTAAATCCCGATACGGTATCACTGATCGGGTATTTTGAAGAAGAACCTGTCTTACTGGTTGATTATCTACCGAAACATCCGCAAGACGGTACGCCTTGGATTGGATTATTCTTACTTGATGCTTCTCAGCACGGTACGGGAACTAGTAGTCGTTTACTATCCGCTTTTTGTGATCAATTCCTAAGCCAGGAACCTCACATTCATCTCGCGGTCTTACCTGATAATTTTAAAGCCCAGCGTTTTTGGGAAAAACACGGTTTCCGCTACGTGCGAACGAGCATCTCAAACCGCGAGCAACAAGTAGACGTTTATGTATCTGATTCGAACGCGAACAAATGA
- a CDS encoding ABC transporter permease — MLSLIQNEWMKWWVTKKAKIVLALYVVIAVGIIIVAKTNDFEFTRYDYYSLTFLLLTSLLGIITIVFTAEAIGNEVRYDTMKHLLMSPYSRMTIYFSKLIFSVLIMLLQFVFIAAIVYAGSFAFSEAGDPILFRDTIVGVVSPIFTIFMTLFFSLLFRSVGMIIGFTVLAQFFTSIAGNLLINFKPAIAKWIVFMHLDWSMYFKDSMTYGISEAMGTSLTFSILFVLAHIIVLLGASILVFQRKSYT; from the coding sequence ATGCTTTCGCTCATACAAAATGAATGGATGAAATGGTGGGTGACTAAAAAAGCGAAGATCGTTTTAGCGCTATATGTCGTTATCGCAGTTGGTATTATCATCGTTGCAAAAACGAATGATTTTGAGTTCACACGTTATGACTATTATTCACTGACATTCCTTTTGCTGACATCGCTACTAGGAATCATAACAATCGTCTTTACAGCAGAAGCCATTGGGAATGAAGTGCGTTATGATACGATGAAGCATTTATTGATGAGCCCGTATTCACGAATGACGATTTATTTTTCGAAGCTGATTTTCTCGGTTTTGATCATGTTACTTCAATTCGTGTTCATCGCTGCAATCGTCTATGCAGGCTCATTTGCGTTTTCAGAGGCAGGAGATCCGATTCTGTTCCGAGACACAATCGTTGGAGTCGTTAGTCCGATCTTTACGATATTCATGACGCTATTCTTCTCATTGTTATTCCGTTCTGTTGGAATGATCATCGGTTTCACTGTACTGGCACAGTTCTTTACGAGCATTGCTGGTAACTTACTGATCAACTTCAAGCCAGCAATCGCTAAGTGGATCGTATTCATGCACTTAGACTGGTCGATGTATTTCAAGGATTCTATGACTTATGGTATCAGTGAAGCAATGGGGACATCTTTGACATTCTCTATTTTATTCGTATTGGCACATATCATTGTCCTGTTAGGTGCATCGATTCTTGTCTTCCAAAGAAAATCATACACGTAA
- a CDS encoding ABC transporter ATP-binding protein, with product MLKIENISKRLGKEQILKDVSFEVSPGEVFGFLGPNGAGKTTTIRIITGLLEQDAGKVTVNGFDVVEERSKALTQIGAIVENPAFYPYLTGKQNLIHAKNLIPGLDQVDYDALARLVGLEGKLSKKVGEYSLGMKQRLGIARALLHNPRVLILDEPTNGLDPSGIAELREYLRQMAREQDIAILISSHMLSEMEQISDRYAIIDQGVIKSVESVRNETGAKIALRVNAEATMDVLEVLRVANYPSEVLDEQIIITAPESECPAIARLVVPIADLHELTVKRLTLEEQFLQVTKKEGDSHAFAHTK from the coding sequence ATGTTAAAAATTGAAAATATCTCAAAGCGTCTTGGGAAAGAGCAAATTCTAAAAGACGTCAGTTTTGAGGTATCCCCAGGTGAAGTATTCGGTTTCCTCGGACCAAACGGGGCAGGAAAGACAACAACGATTCGTATCATCACGGGTCTACTCGAGCAGGATGCGGGGAAAGTTACGGTTAATGGATTCGATGTTGTTGAAGAGCGTTCGAAAGCGTTGACGCAAATCGGAGCAATCGTCGAAAATCCAGCCTTTTATCCTTATTTGACAGGAAAACAAAACCTGATTCATGCGAAAAATTTAATTCCAGGACTCGATCAAGTGGATTATGACGCACTAGCCCGTCTCGTTGGACTAGAAGGAAAGCTTTCGAAGAAAGTCGGAGAGTATTCACTCGGGATGAAGCAACGGCTTGGTATTGCTCGTGCTTTGTTACATAATCCACGGGTCTTGATTCTAGATGAGCCAACGAACGGTCTAGATCCGTCAGGGATTGCAGAGCTCCGTGAATATTTACGACAAATGGCGCGTGAACAGGATATCGCGATTTTAATTTCCAGTCATATGTTAAGCGAGATGGAACAAATCAGTGATCGTTACGCCATCATTGATCAAGGCGTCATTAAGTCGGTCGAATCGGTTCGAAATGAAACGGGAGCGAAAATCGCTCTTCGTGTTAATGCGGAAGCGACAATGGACGTTCTCGAAGTGCTTCGCGTCGCAAACTACCCGTCAGAAGTGCTGGATGAGCAAATCATCATCACGGCACCAGAAAGCGAATGTCCAGCGATTGCGCGACTCGTCGTACCGATTGCTGATTTACATGAACTGACGGTCAAACGCTTGACGCTCGAAGAACAATTCTTACAAGTAACGAAAAAAGAGGGGGATTCACATGCTTTCGCTCATACAAAATGA
- a CDS encoding glucose 1-dehydrogenase codes for MGYNKDNFLEGSLTDFINFERISEELPKTEDEQPLPYYERDDYKAAGKLEGKVAIVTGGNSGIGRAVSIAYVREGAKVVIAFYGDQEGAEETKARLEELGGEVLLSKGDIGDADYCETLVQKTIDRFGRLDIVVNNASMQKPEDSLKDITDESMEKTFKTNIFGMMRLARAALPHLSLGSAIINTTSSTAYEGNALLIDYSATKGAIVSFTRSLSMNLAKEGIRVNAVAPGPIWTPLITETFPDESVKTFGKNTPMDRPGQPAEMASAYVFLACNDSSYMTGQVLHLNGGVIVNG; via the coding sequence ATGGGCTACAATAAAGATAACTTTTTAGAAGGTTCTTTGACGGACTTTATTAATTTTGAACGCATTTCTGAAGAGTTACCAAAGACTGAGGACGAGCAGCCGTTACCATATTATGAACGTGATGATTATAAAGCAGCGGGAAAACTAGAAGGCAAGGTCGCAATCGTCACAGGAGGTAACTCTGGGATTGGACGCGCTGTCTCAATTGCTTATGTCCGAGAAGGGGCAAAAGTCGTGATTGCCTTTTATGGCGATCAAGAGGGGGCGGAAGAAACGAAGGCGCGTCTTGAAGAATTGGGAGGCGAAGTCCTACTTTCTAAAGGAGATATTGGGGACGCAGACTACTGTGAAACACTTGTTCAAAAAACGATCGACCGTTTTGGTCGCTTAGATATCGTCGTCAACAATGCGAGTATGCAAAAACCAGAAGATAGTCTGAAGGACATCACGGATGAGTCGATGGAGAAGACATTTAAAACGAATATCTTCGGAATGATGCGTCTTGCGCGTGCTGCTTTACCGCACCTTTCACTTGGCTCTGCTATCATCAATACGACTTCTTCGACAGCATACGAGGGGAACGCATTATTGATCGACTACTCTGCTACTAAAGGAGCAATCGTCAGCTTCACGCGGAGTCTTTCAATGAATCTGGCAAAAGAGGGCATTCGTGTCAACGCCGTCGCGCCAGGTCCAATCTGGACACCGCTCATCACGGAGACGTTCCCGGATGAATCAGTCAAGACATTCGGAAAAAACACGCCAATGGATCGTCCAGGTCAGCCGGCTGAGATGGCATCTGCTTACGTGTTCCTCGCCTGTAATGATTCGAGTTACATGACAGGACAGGTCCTTCATTTAAATGGCGGTGTCATCGTTAACGGTTAA
- a CDS encoding YczE/YyaS/YitT family protein, producing MSQQKRIIIYLFSILINALGNSFMVTASIGSAPWTSASEAVAAISPLTVGLAIIVLHVLALIAALSLGSRFSWWTIVLSFALVVLFGAAIDFFLSIHQLIYTPQGLWMRALYMLIGMPLISLGLALYLQIGFVLMPPDYLMKSLISRFKSTSLGATISLGIPFVIASLFSLIERELIGIGVGTFIFLLLNGPLIEWFQRIFPITARPPKRTSS from the coding sequence ATGAGTCAGCAAAAACGGATCATCATTTATTTATTCTCAATTCTAATCAATGCCTTAGGTAACAGCTTCATGGTGACCGCCTCGATCGGAAGTGCACCTTGGACTTCCGCAAGCGAAGCCGTCGCCGCCATTTCACCGTTAACCGTCGGACTAGCGATTATTGTCTTACATGTGCTCGCCTTGATTGCGGCACTTTCTCTTGGGAGCCGCTTCAGTTGGTGGACGATCGTCCTCAGTTTTGCACTCGTCGTCCTCTTTGGTGCCGCGATTGATTTCTTCTTATCGATCCATCAATTGATCTACACACCCCAAGGACTTTGGATGCGTGCTTTGTACATGTTGATTGGTATGCCATTAATTTCACTTGGACTCGCACTCTATCTCCAAATCGGATTTGTATTAATGCCACCGGATTACTTGATGAAGTCACTCATTAGTCGATTTAAAAGTACATCGCTCGGAGCAACGATTAGTCTTGGGATTCCTTTCGTAATCGCTAGTCTCTTTTCACTGATCGAACGTGAACTGATTGGAATCGGTGTCGGAACTTTTATTTTCTTATTGTTGAACGGTCCACTGATCGAATGGTTCCAACGAATCTTCCCGATTACGGCACGTCCGCCAAAACGAACCAGTTCTTAA
- a CDS encoding MIP/aquaporin family protein, with product MSPILAEFLGTALLVALGNGVGAGVSLTKSFAKDAGWIVITFAWGFAVAIAAYAVGQFSGAHLNPAVTLGLAFDGSFAWADVPGYIVAQIAGGILGASLVFVHYLPHWAETKDPGTKLGVFATSPAIPHTFANLMSEMIATFLLVIGLLSIGANKFSDGLNPLIVGFLIVSLGMSFGGTTGYAMNPARDLGPRIAHFILPIHGKGSSNWAYSWIPVLGPVLGGSLGGLFYRSVFTGKDTPAFWIVGLVTIIILGLCYRFGVRPNKTTSVESKSA from the coding sequence ATGTCACCCATATTAGCGGAATTTTTAGGCACAGCCTTACTTGTCGCACTTGGAAATGGTGTTGGTGCAGGCGTTAGTTTAACGAAATCGTTTGCGAAGGACGCAGGCTGGATTGTCATTACATTTGCCTGGGGCTTTGCCGTAGCGATTGCAGCATATGCCGTTGGTCAGTTTAGTGGCGCTCATCTTAACCCTGCAGTGACGCTTGGCTTAGCCTTTGACGGTTCATTTGCATGGGCAGATGTACCGGGCTATATCGTCGCTCAAATTGCGGGTGGGATACTTGGTGCGAGTCTTGTTTTCGTCCATTACTTACCACACTGGGCAGAGACGAAAGATCCAGGAACAAAGCTTGGTGTTTTTGCGACGTCACCAGCGATTCCACATACATTCGCCAATCTAATGAGTGAAATGATTGCGACGTTCTTACTTGTCATTGGGTTGTTATCGATCGGAGCGAATAAGTTCTCAGATGGTCTAAATCCTTTGATTGTCGGTTTTTTGATCGTCAGTCTCGGTATGTCGTTTGGAGGAACGACAGGATATGCGATGAATCCAGCGCGGGACCTTGGTCCACGTATCGCCCACTTCATCTTACCGATTCATGGTAAAGGATCCTCAAACTGGGCTTACTCTTGGATTCCGGTTCTCGGACCAGTTCTTGGTGGAAGTCTTGGTGGATTGTTTTATCGTTCGGTCTTCACAGGAAAAGACACACCAGCTTTTTGGATTGTAGGACTTGTGACAATCATCATATTAGGCTTATGCTATAGATTCGGTGTTCGTCCGAACAAAACAACGTCAGTGGAGTCAAAGTCAGCTTAA
- a CDS encoding DsbA family oxidoreductase produces MKVEVWSDYACPFCYIGKRRLEQAIVNEKLDVEVEFKSFELDPNAPAVPTQGLYEILASKYGTTLEQARNMSQGVVDTAREEGLHYEMDQVIPANTFEAHRLTQFAKKHGKMNEVSEALFTAYFMNGEDLNDPTILTRIAVEAGLAEADVKAFLASQELATDVREEEAMAQQLGVRGVPFFVFDRKYAISGAQPVEAFEQVFAKMRQEQTLEIIAEGDACGVDGCN; encoded by the coding sequence ATGAAAGTAGAAGTATGGTCTGATTACGCGTGTCCGTTTTGTTATATTGGGAAGCGTCGCTTAGAACAAGCGATTGTGAACGAAAAGCTAGATGTCGAGGTCGAATTCAAGAGTTTTGAACTTGATCCAAATGCGCCGGCAGTGCCGACGCAAGGATTGTATGAAATTCTTGCTTCTAAATATGGAACGACTCTCGAGCAAGCACGAAATATGTCGCAAGGTGTCGTTGATACGGCACGCGAAGAAGGATTACATTACGAGATGGATCAAGTCATCCCAGCCAATACATTCGAGGCTCATCGTCTGACTCAATTCGCTAAGAAACATGGTAAGATGAATGAAGTATCAGAAGCCTTGTTCACAGCTTATTTCATGAATGGAGAAGACTTGAATGACCCAACCATTCTGACACGAATCGCAGTAGAAGCAGGACTTGCTGAAGCAGACGTCAAAGCATTTCTCGCGTCACAAGAACTAGCGACAGATGTTCGGGAAGAAGAAGCAATGGCGCAACAACTGGGCGTCCGCGGTGTTCCATTCTTCGTCTTTGACCGGAAATATGCCATTTCTGGTGCCCAACCAGTCGAAGCATTTGAACAAGTTTTCGCGAAGATGCGTCAAGAACAAACACTTGAAATCATCGCGGAAGGCGATGCTTGTGGTGTTGACGGCTGTAACTGA
- a CDS encoding glycerol-3-phosphate dehydrogenase/oxidase, with product MANQPFSSKNRADVYNRLTREELDLLVVGGGITGAGIALDAASRGMKIGLVEMQDFASGTSSRSTKLVHGGLRYLKQFEIQMVAEVGKERAIVYENGPHVTTPEWMLLPMHKGGTFGPFSTSIGLRVYDFLAGVKRSEWRSMLSAKETLAKEPLVKQQGLKGGGYYVEYRTDDARLTIEVMKEAVEHGARVVNYTKAEELIYDAGKVVGMRVTDLLTGDVHEIRAKKVVNATGPWVDELREKDGSKVGKQLRLTKGVHVVIDQSKFPLKQAVYFDTPDGRMIFAIPRDGKAYVGTTDTFFDKDTAHPKFTVEDQDYVLDAIHYMFPDVKVTAEDVESSWAGVRPLIYEQGKDPSEISRKDEVWQSESGLITIAGGKLTGYRKMGEHVVDLVAKLLKKEDNVAYARCSTKNMPMSGGHVGGAKGFAEFLKAQTASNGLSTEEVQFLAKRYGSNLPKVLEYAAAYDAATTALPRSVYVQLHYGIEHEMVARPIDFFIRRTGAVFFDIAWARAHKDAVIEEMKSVLNWTADQTAAYTKELDIEIEDAAHAIVTE from the coding sequence ATGGCTAACCAACCATTTTCAAGCAAAAACCGCGCAGATGTCTACAATCGATTAACACGTGAAGAACTCGATCTACTCGTCGTAGGTGGCGGGATCACAGGTGCGGGGATCGCACTCGATGCAGCGTCACGCGGTATGAAGATTGGCCTCGTCGAAATGCAGGATTTCGCGTCCGGTACGTCTAGTCGTTCAACGAAATTAGTCCATGGTGGTCTACGTTATTTAAAACAATTCGAAATTCAAATGGTCGCTGAAGTCGGTAAAGAACGCGCGATCGTTTACGAAAACGGACCACACGTCACGACACCAGAGTGGATGTTACTTCCGATGCATAAAGGCGGTACGTTCGGACCGTTCAGTACGTCAATTGGTCTTCGTGTTTATGACTTCTTAGCAGGTGTTAAACGTTCCGAGTGGCGTTCGATGTTATCTGCGAAAGAAACATTAGCAAAAGAACCACTCGTTAAACAACAAGGTCTTAAAGGTGGCGGTTACTACGTCGAGTACCGTACAGATGACGCTCGTCTTACGATTGAAGTCATGAAAGAAGCGGTCGAGCACGGCGCACGCGTCGTCAACTATACAAAAGCAGAAGAACTCATTTACGATGCTGGAAAAGTCGTTGGGATGCGTGTAACAGATCTTTTAACTGGTGACGTACATGAAATCCGTGCGAAAAAAGTCGTCAATGCGACAGGTCCATGGGTCGATGAATTACGTGAAAAAGATGGATCAAAAGTCGGAAAACAACTTCGCCTGACAAAAGGTGTCCACGTTGTTATCGACCAATCGAAATTCCCACTCAAACAAGCAGTCTACTTTGATACACCGGACGGTCGGATGATCTTTGCGATTCCACGTGATGGAAAAGCATACGTCGGTACAACAGATACGTTCTTCGATAAAGATACAGCACATCCGAAGTTCACAGTCGAAGACCAAGACTACGTCTTAGATGCGATTCACTATATGTTCCCAGACGTCAAAGTAACAGCGGAAGACGTGGAATCAAGCTGGGCTGGTGTACGTCCGTTGATCTATGAACAAGGAAAAGATCCTTCTGAAATTTCGCGTAAAGACGAAGTATGGCAATCTGAGTCAGGTCTCATCACGATTGCTGGTGGGAAATTGACAGGATACCGTAAAATGGGCGAACATGTCGTTGATCTCGTCGCAAAACTCTTGAAAAAAGAAGACAACGTCGCATATGCACGTTGCTCGACGAAAAACATGCCAATGTCTGGTGGACACGTCGGTGGAGCAAAAGGATTTGCTGAATTCCTAAAAGCTCAAACGGCTTCAAATGGTTTATCGACAGAAGAAGTTCAATTCTTAGCGAAACGCTACGGTTCGAACCTACCGAAAGTGCTTGAATATGCAGCAGCATACGATGCAGCTACGACAGCTCTTCCACGTTCGGTTTACGTTCAACTTCATTATGGTATCGAACATGAAATGGTCGCTCGTCCGATTGACTTCTTCATTCGTCGTACAGGTGCCGTCTTCTTTGACATCGCATGGGCTCGTGCTCATAAAGACGCGGTCATCGAAGAGATGAAATCTGTTCTAAACTGGACAGCAGATCAAACGGCTGCTTACACGAAAGAACTCGATATCGAAATCGAAGATGCAGCACATGCAATCGTTACAGAATAA
- the glpK gene encoding glycerol kinase GlpK: MENYILSLDQGTTSTRAILFNRAGEIVHSAQQEFTQYFPKPGWVEHNANEIWGSVLAVVATCLTEANVKPSQIAGIGITNQRETAVVWEKETGKPIHNAVVWQSRQTAEICEALRAAGHAELFREKTGLLIDAYFSGTKVKWILDHVEGARERAERGELLFGTIDTWLIWKLSGGKAHVTDYSNASRTLMYNIHELKWDDELLEILDVPKAMLPEVRPSSEVYAETAGYHFFGEAVPIAGAAGDQQAALFGQACFDKGMAKNTYGTGCFMLMNTGEEAVKSDHGLLTTIAWGVDGKVEYALEGSIFVAGSAIQWLRDGLRLIDDAKESEGYATRVTSSDGVYVVPAFVGLGTPYWDSDVRGAVFGLTRGTEKEHFIRATLESLAYQTRDVLSAMEQDSGIEMKTLRVDGGAVKNNFLMQFQGDIIQAPVERPEINETTALGAAYLAGLAVGFFENREQIATQWKKERRFEPSMAKEETDALYGGWKKAVQATMLFK, encoded by the coding sequence ATGGAGAACTACATTTTGTCATTGGATCAAGGTACGACGAGTACACGTGCGATCCTGTTTAACCGTGCCGGTGAGATCGTACATTCAGCGCAACAGGAATTCACACAGTATTTTCCGAAACCAGGTTGGGTCGAACACAACGCAAACGAGATTTGGGGAAGTGTCCTTGCGGTCGTGGCGACTTGTCTGACGGAAGCGAACGTAAAACCGTCACAGATTGCCGGTATCGGGATCACGAATCAACGTGAAACGGCCGTTGTCTGGGAAAAGGAAACAGGGAAACCGATTCACAACGCAGTCGTGTGGCAATCGAGACAAACGGCTGAAATTTGTGAAGCCCTTCGAGCAGCCGGTCATGCCGAGCTCTTCCGTGAGAAGACAGGTCTATTGATTGACGCTTATTTCTCTGGTACGAAAGTCAAATGGATTTTGGATCATGTCGAAGGAGCACGGGAACGTGCTGAACGTGGTGAACTCTTGTTCGGTACAATCGATACGTGGCTCATCTGGAAATTATCCGGCGGAAAAGCACATGTGACCGACTATTCGAATGCAAGTCGTACGTTAATGTATAACATCCACGAATTAAAATGGGATGATGAATTACTTGAAATCTTAGATGTCCCTAAAGCAATGCTTCCAGAGGTTCGTCCTTCTTCAGAAGTCTATGCTGAAACAGCAGGATATCATTTCTTTGGTGAGGCGGTTCCGATTGCAGGAGCAGCAGGCGATCAGCAAGCCGCATTATTTGGTCAAGCGTGTTTCGACAAAGGAATGGCGAAGAACACGTACGGTACAGGTTGCTTCATGTTGATGAATACAGGTGAAGAGGCCGTGAAATCAGACCATGGATTGCTCACGACAATTGCGTGGGGTGTCGACGGAAAAGTCGAATATGCTTTAGAAGGAAGTATTTTTGTCGCAGGTTCTGCGATTCAATGGTTACGTGACGGATTACGTCTCATTGATGATGCTAAAGAATCAGAAGGATATGCGACACGTGTCACGTCATCAGACGGCGTTTACGTCGTACCTGCTTTCGTGGGTCTTGGAACACCATACTGGGATTCTGACGTCCGTGGAGCGGTCTTTGGTTTAACACGTGGGACGGAAAAAGAACACTTCATCCGTGCAACACTTGAATCACTTGCTTACCAAACGCGTGATGTCCTATCGGCAATGGAGCAAGATTCAGGAATCGAGATGAAGACACTTCGTGTTGACGGTGGAGCGGTGAAGAATAACTTCTTGATGCAGTTCCAAGGTGACATCATTCAAGCACCGGTTGAACGTCCGGAAATCAATGAAACAACAGCGTTAGGTGCAGCATACCTCGCAGGTCTTGCTGTCGGATTCTTTGAGAACCGTGAACAGATTGCTACCCAATGGAAAAAAGAACGTCGTTTTGAGCCAAGCATGGCAAAAGAAGAGACGGATGCACTCTACGGTGGATGGAAAAAAGCTGTTCAAGCTACGATGTTGTTCAAATGA
- a CDS encoding glycerol-3-phosphate responsive antiterminator, protein MTYFGQKILPSVRKLEDFEKMLKSPYEYGVLLEMHVSRLKAVYEMAHRYDKKMFLHMDLVQGLKNDEYATEYVCQELKPYGVISTKASVILKARQKKVKTMQRMFLLDSSSLEKSYQLMERTQPDYIEVLPGLMPKYIQEVKEKTGRLVFAGGLIDTVEEVEQAIEAGASSITTSNKDLWRHFEPRS, encoded by the coding sequence ATGACATATTTTGGACAGAAGATCCTGCCTTCCGTTAGAAAATTAGAAGACTTCGAAAAGATGCTTAAGAGTCCGTATGAATATGGGGTCTTACTCGAAATGCATGTCTCGCGTCTGAAAGCAGTTTATGAAATGGCACATCGTTACGACAAGAAAATGTTTTTGCATATGGATCTTGTTCAAGGGTTAAAAAATGATGAGTATGCAACCGAGTATGTCTGCCAGGAGTTGAAGCCGTATGGCGTCATATCAACGAAGGCGAGCGTCATCTTAAAAGCACGTCAAAAAAAGGTCAAGACGATGCAACGCATGTTTTTACTTGACTCCAGTTCGCTTGAAAAAAGTTATCAACTCATGGAACGAACACAACCTGATTACATCGAAGTGCTTCCAGGACTAATGCCAAAGTACATTCAAGAAGTGAAAGAAAAGACGGGACGCCTCGTATTTGCGGGTGGGCTCATCGATACGGTCGAAGAAGTCGAACAAGCGATTGAAGCCGGTGCTTCAAGTATTACGACCTCAAATAAGGATTTATGGCGTCATTTTGAACCACGTTCTTAA
- a CDS encoding lipoate--protein ligase gives MKFIFHPEIRDARINLAVEEFILNNLNVNEEDYFLFYINGPSIIVGKNQNTNEEVNLKYVEENGIHVVRRLSGGGAVYHDEGNLNFSFLTKDDGDSFNNYKKFTEPVVQALHKLGVEAELSGRNDIHVGSRKISGNAQFTTKGRMFSHGTLMLDSNIEEVVNALVVSEEKMRSKGIKSVRSRVANISEFLTEPLTMEQFVDHLLASIYEGKEIERYILTEEDWDKVRAISAERYGNWDWNFGKSPKFDVIHKKRFPIGTIDFRLNVKKGIIEDAKIYGDFFGVEDAEEIARALEGSRYDRASLREVLGRYELKKYFGAVELDEVLDVLA, from the coding sequence ATGAAATTCATCTTCCATCCTGAGATTCGCGATGCGCGAATCAATCTCGCTGTCGAAGAATTCATCTTGAACAACTTGAACGTCAATGAAGAAGACTATTTCTTGTTTTATATTAATGGTCCGTCCATCATTGTCGGAAAAAATCAAAACACGAATGAAGAAGTCAATTTGAAGTATGTCGAAGAAAACGGCATCCACGTCGTCCGTCGTCTTTCCGGCGGTGGTGCTGTTTATCATGACGAAGGAAACTTGAACTTCAGTTTCTTGACGAAAGATGATGGCGATTCTTTCAACAACTACAAAAAATTCACGGAACCGGTTGTACAAGCATTGCATAAGCTCGGTGTCGAAGCAGAGCTTTCTGGTCGCAATGATATCCATGTCGGAAGCCGAAAAATCAGTGGTAACGCTCAGTTCACGACAAAAGGACGGATGTTTAGCCATGGTACATTAATGCTCGATTCAAACATCGAAGAAGTCGTCAATGCGCTTGTCGTTAGCGAAGAAAAAATGCGCTCAAAAGGCATTAAATCAGTTCGGAGCCGCGTCGCGAATATCTCGGAATTTCTAACAGAACCGTTGACGATGGAACAATTCGTCGACCATCTTCTTGCCTCGATCTATGAAGGGAAAGAGATTGAACGGTACATCTTGACAGAGGAAGACTGGGATAAAGTACGCGCCATTTCAGCAGAACGTTATGGCAACTGGGACTGGAACTTCGGGAAATCCCCGAAATTCGACGTCATCCATAAGAAGCGTTTCCCGATCGGGACGATTGACTTCCGATTGAACGTCAAAAAAGGCATCATCGAAGATGCAAAGATTTATGGCGACTTCTTCGGGGTCGAAGACGCGGAAGAAATCGCACGGGCGCTAGAAGGTTCACGTTATGATCGCGCGTCACTTCGTGAAGTTCTGGGTCGTTATGAATTGAAAAAATATTTTGGAGCTGTCGAACTCGACGAGGTCCTAGACGTTTTAGCATAA